A single region of the Stigmatopora argus isolate UIUO_Sarg chromosome 6, RoL_Sarg_1.0, whole genome shotgun sequence genome encodes:
- the snrpc gene encoding U1 small nuclear ribonucleoprotein C: MPKFYCDYCDTYLTHDSPSVRKTHCSGRKHKENVKDYYQKWMEEQAQSLIDKTTAAFQQGKIPPTPFAGGPPPGGPPRPGMLPTPPMPGPPMMPMMGPPPHGMMPGGPGMRPPMGAPMQMMPGPPHMMRHPRPMMMPVRPGMMRPDR, encoded by the exons ATGCCGAA GTTTTACTGTGACTACTGTGACACCTATCTGACACATGATTCG CCATCGGTGAGGAAGACACACTGCAGCGGGAGAAAACATAAAGAAAATGTGAAAGATTACTACCAAAAATGGATGGAAGAGCAAGCTCAGAGCTTGATCGACAAAACCA CGGCTGCTTTTCAACAAGGCAAAATACCCCCCACGCCATTCGCCGGTGGACCCCCTCCTG GTGGTCCACCACGTCCAGGCATGCTGCCCACACCGCCCATGCCCGGGCCTCCCATGATGCCTATGATGGGACCCCCACCTCACGGAATGATGCCCGGTGGACCTG GAATGCGGCCACCGATGGGAGCGCCCATGCAGATGATGCCCGGACCACCTCACATGATGCGTCATCCTCGACCCATGATGATGCCAGTCAGGCCAGGAATGATGAGACCAGACAGATAA